Proteins encoded by one window of Halobacteriovorax sp. GB3:
- a CDS encoding sigma 54-interacting transcriptional regulator, which yields MDKTLLNYQFYKSFRMPMEEKDKVFVKITRKQEGNIEEVFSGRIININLTGLNLSSQKKIADGEDLDILIYTKRFFNNWDFNVKGRVVRSFFSAEGKSEIVYGVKLETQDKDSELHYFLKDFIHRFSKSRLKNYLIESAIAEKRISSEEGIELYSLMCALYVGSTKDPLQEELENACQILDVEIGRIYKININNQTLENIATTEEKTIKEKDYRKGLTGAVFSSSSLYNLDLRRVDKHPFNQPNMKTALAHPLYNRDHKTIGVIEFINKKSSKKFSINDERFVKLVASLVSHHFDDFVPQSRVTQIEELNPLDQTFQSLYVGTSLESIEIRKIINSLKTKSENLLIVGEKGVGKNFLATGIHNQGCQSSDELVILDFQKDSVREEFDKEDFLEKLGLDSPGTIIIKEVGNLSISEQKSLYNLINRSQKRFLTTSSKDLLSLVENGRFLKKLYFFLSKALLHLKPLRNRESEIIDIAEYLIKQEAQKRNLRRPKLDEETIDRILSHSWPGNFTELQKVVKKSMMKYNPENDFYLDLLPDQKVYVPTRNKKMYKIIESLAQHSDSTIFFDTHKKILEEIIKRKVS from the coding sequence ATGGATAAAACCCTTTTAAACTACCAATTTTACAAATCTTTTCGTATGCCAATGGAAGAGAAGGATAAAGTATTTGTAAAAATAACGAGAAAACAAGAAGGGAATATTGAAGAAGTCTTCAGTGGAAGAATTATCAATATCAATCTCACTGGATTAAATTTATCTTCCCAAAAGAAAATAGCAGATGGAGAGGATTTAGATATTCTCATTTATACCAAGAGGTTTTTTAACAACTGGGATTTCAATGTTAAAGGGCGCGTTGTTCGTTCATTTTTCAGCGCCGAAGGAAAAAGTGAAATCGTCTACGGTGTAAAGCTAGAGACTCAAGATAAAGACTCTGAACTTCATTATTTTCTAAAAGACTTTATCCATCGCTTTTCAAAGTCTAGACTTAAAAACTATCTCATTGAATCGGCCATAGCTGAAAAGCGCATCTCGTCAGAAGAAGGAATAGAGCTCTACTCTCTCATGTGTGCTCTATATGTCGGAAGTACAAAAGATCCACTTCAAGAAGAATTAGAAAATGCCTGTCAGATTCTCGATGTAGAAATTGGAAGAATTTATAAAATTAATATTAACAATCAAACTCTAGAGAATATAGCAACAACAGAAGAGAAAACGATCAAAGAAAAAGATTACAGAAAGGGACTAACTGGTGCCGTCTTTTCTAGTTCTTCTCTTTATAATCTAGATTTAAGACGAGTCGACAAGCACCCTTTCAATCAGCCAAATATGAAAACGGCCCTTGCTCACCCTCTCTACAATAGGGATCATAAAACAATTGGGGTTATTGAATTTATTAATAAAAAATCCTCTAAGAAGTTTTCAATTAATGATGAGCGTTTTGTAAAACTCGTTGCAAGTTTAGTTTCACACCATTTTGATGACTTTGTCCCTCAATCGAGAGTCACTCAAATTGAAGAACTTAATCCTCTTGATCAAACATTCCAATCTCTCTACGTTGGGACAAGTCTTGAATCAATTGAGATTAGAAAAATCATTAACTCTCTTAAAACAAAGTCTGAAAACCTTCTGATCGTTGGAGAAAAAGGGGTTGGAAAAAACTTTCTTGCCACAGGAATCCATAATCAGGGATGTCAATCAAGTGATGAACTTGTGATCTTAGATTTTCAAAAAGACTCCGTTCGCGAGGAATTTGATAAAGAAGATTTTCTAGAAAAATTAGGACTAGACTCCCCAGGTACAATTATCATTAAAGAGGTTGGCAATCTTTCAATCTCAGAACAAAAATCACTTTATAACTTAATTAATCGATCTCAAAAACGATTTTTAACAACATCATCTAAGGACTTATTGAGTCTTGTTGAAAATGGTCGCTTTTTAAAGAAGCTCTACTTCTTTCTTTCTAAGGCCCTTTTACACCTAAAGCCACTACGAAACAGAGAGAGTGAAATCATCGACATCGCAGAGTATCTCATCAAGCAAGAGGCTCAAAAGCGTAATCTCAGAAGGCCAAAACTTGATGAAGAAACAATCGATCGTATCCTCTCCCACTCATGGCCAGGCAATTTCACTGAGCTTCAGAAAGTCGTTAAGAAGTCTATGATGAAGTACAATCCTGAGAATGACTTTTATTTAGATCTCTTACCTGATCAAAAAGTCTATGTCCCCACACGCAATAAGAAGATGTATAAGATCATAGAATCACTTGCTCAACATAGCGATTCCACAATCTTTTTTGACACTCATAAAAAGATTTTAGAGGAAATTATCAAGAGAAAAGTCTCATAA
- a CDS encoding enoyl-CoA hydratase/isomerase family protein — protein MKNHKPRIGHMDIFNYQTFDTSLSKKTRSLTLTFKRETINREMLFELEGLFNWLSSKIEISTLILTSHSDIFCQGIDLEDWKDKGPSELQAFLKRFSKLTNALTYLPQTVIADLRTDVAAEGIELALCADIRIARSGLSLNFNFLERGLMPQAPMYERAHQLFGMQNLKNWIYSKKKPSTETLIHNGFLLSTYAANEEISEILTYLRDVSPISRLQSKMAFKVYDVDFEKERIEKIDSFQMATLSIEDWKKEKEDFTPAREIGSTLKRKEVEKNYA, from the coding sequence ATGAAGAATCACAAACCGAGGATTGGTCACATGGATATCTTTAACTACCAAACGTTTGATACGTCTCTAAGTAAGAAAACAAGAAGTCTCACTCTTACTTTTAAAAGGGAGACCATCAATAGAGAAATGCTTTTCGAACTTGAAGGCCTTTTTAATTGGCTAAGTTCAAAGATTGAGATCTCAACTCTCATACTCACATCTCATAGTGATATTTTTTGCCAAGGAATTGATTTAGAAGATTGGAAAGATAAAGGGCCATCTGAACTCCAGGCTTTCCTTAAGCGTTTTTCTAAGCTCACAAATGCTCTCACTTACTTACCTCAAACAGTCATTGCAGATCTTAGGACAGATGTCGCTGCCGAGGGAATTGAACTCGCTCTCTGCGCTGATATTCGCATTGCTCGTTCAGGCCTTTCATTGAATTTCAACTTTCTAGAAAGAGGTCTTATGCCGCAGGCGCCAATGTATGAAAGGGCCCACCAACTTTTTGGAATGCAGAATCTAAAAAATTGGATTTACTCTAAGAAAAAACCTAGTACTGAAACTCTTATTCACAACGGATTTCTTCTTTCAACTTATGCCGCCAATGAAGAAATATCAGAGATCCTCACCTACCTTCGTGATGTCTCTCCAATTTCACGCTTACAAAGTAAAATGGCCTTCAAAGTTTACGATGTCGACTTTGAAAAAGAGCGCATTGAAAAAATCGACTCATTTCAAATGGCCACTCTTAGCATTGAAGACTGGAAAAAAGAAAAAGAAGACTTCACTCCTGCCCGTGAAATTGGCTCAACATTAAAAAGAAAAGAAGTTGAAAAAAATTACGCTTAA
- a CDS encoding Y-family DNA polymerase has translation MVEKVYALVDCNSYYVSCERLFNARLRDIPIVILSNNDGCVVSLSKEAKLLGIKRGSPYFKIEKILNKHGGKAFSSNYTLYGDMSARVMKTLASMVPGMEIYSIDEAFLDLTGLEHHDLSAFCHEIKMRVEKEVGIPVSLGCARTKVLSKVANRLAKKSPKANGVLNLVDSPYLDLALERTPIEEVWGIGRKSAEKLIFQGVRSAYDFREYKNERMIQKLLTKVGRQIQEELREVHCFNLEEGIESKKQIISSKSFGRPILLKSEMKEAIANYVSRASEKLRRQKSVCFQVGLWLTTNPFSNTPQYHNQVFMPLTTGSQDTLFLIDCAFSLLDHIFEEGFSYKKAGIILSDLRDERENQLSLFGPVLDPKRERLMKEIDRINLLYGSETIKSLACGLDPMWKMLCEKKSKNFTTRWSDIIKAR, from the coding sequence ATGGTTGAGAAAGTTTATGCCCTTGTCGATTGTAATTCTTATTACGTCTCTTGTGAGAGGCTATTTAATGCGCGCTTAAGAGATATTCCTATCGTTATTCTCTCTAATAATGATGGTTGTGTTGTTTCTTTATCTAAAGAGGCCAAGCTCCTTGGTATTAAACGGGGGAGTCCTTATTTTAAAATAGAGAAAATTTTAAATAAGCATGGAGGAAAGGCCTTCTCTTCTAATTACACCCTCTATGGAGATATGTCGGCAAGAGTGATGAAGACTCTTGCCTCGATGGTTCCTGGAATGGAGATTTATTCTATTGATGAGGCCTTCTTAGATTTAACAGGCCTTGAGCATCACGATCTATCGGCCTTTTGTCATGAGATAAAAATGCGAGTTGAAAAAGAAGTCGGGATTCCTGTTAGCCTTGGTTGTGCGCGAACAAAAGTTCTTTCAAAGGTTGCTAATAGATTGGCAAAGAAATCTCCAAAGGCTAATGGTGTTTTAAACTTAGTTGATTCTCCCTATCTCGATCTTGCTTTGGAGAGAACTCCCATTGAAGAGGTGTGGGGGATCGGTAGAAAATCGGCAGAGAAACTTATCTTTCAAGGAGTTCGATCGGCCTATGATTTTCGTGAATACAAAAATGAAAGAATGATTCAGAAGCTACTAACAAAGGTCGGAAGACAGATTCAAGAAGAGCTTAGAGAGGTTCATTGTTTCAATTTGGAAGAGGGTATCGAATCTAAAAAACAAATTATTAGTTCAAAGTCTTTTGGACGTCCAATTCTTCTTAAAAGTGAGATGAAAGAGGCCATCGCCAATTATGTCTCAAGGGCCAGTGAAAAACTTAGAAGACAAAAGAGTGTTTGCTTTCAAGTGGGACTTTGGCTTACGACAAATCCTTTTTCAAACACTCCTCAATACCATAATCAAGTTTTTATGCCCCTTACGACAGGATCACAAGATACTCTCTTTCTTATTGATTGTGCTTTTTCTTTACTCGATCACATTTTTGAGGAGGGTTTTAGTTATAAAAAAGCTGGAATTATTTTAAGTGATCTTAGAGATGAAAGAGAAAATCAGCTCTCTTTATTTGGACCTGTTCTCGACCCAAAGAGAGAGAGGCTTATGAAAGAGATCGATCGCATCAATTTACTCTATGGGAGCGAGACCATTAAGTCTTTGGCCTGTGGTCTCGATCCCATGTGGAAGATGTTGTGTGAGAAAAAATCTAAAAACTTTACGACAAGATGGAGCGATATTATTAAGGCCCGTTAA
- a CDS encoding LexA family protein — MKNLKPKGAGLYLSRIPCGFPSPADDYLEMRLSLDEYVIKRESSTFFARSEGQSMEPLIFEGDLVTVDRSISPRSGDVVLCILDGEFCIKRFVLTSKGGALVSENKKFKDIYVDQHRDFSIWGVVTFVIHEFKR, encoded by the coding sequence ATGAAGAATCTAAAACCAAAGGGAGCAGGCCTTTATTTGTCGCGTATCCCTTGCGGCTTTCCAAGCCCTGCCGATGATTACCTCGAGATGAGACTCTCTTTGGATGAGTATGTTATTAAGAGAGAGTCCTCGACATTCTTCGCGCGAAGCGAGGGACAGAGCATGGAGCCTTTGATCTTTGAGGGTGATCTCGTTACTGTTGATCGTTCCATTTCTCCTCGCAGCGGAGATGTCGTTTTATGTATTCTTGATGGAGAGTTTTGTATAAAGCGTTTTGTTCTTACTTCCAAGGGGGGCGCTCTTGTCTCAGAGAATAAGAAGTTTAAAGATATTTATGTTGATCAACATCGTGATTTTTCAATTTGGGGTGTTGTGACTTTTGTCATCCATGAGTTTAAGAGATAG
- a CDS encoding mevalonate kinase family protein — protein sequence MTPSKSNFNSKVLLFGEYSVVRSGDALCLPYSLFDGHLTFPKENVRIDSELKALCQYLKKLKNEQRLLIDLDVTSFEFDISQGLSFNSTIPQGYGVGSSGALCAAVFDRYHNSDLKALSEVDLKAAFAQIESHFHGSSSGIDPLISYYNRPIKIVSKGQLEFVDLPNFEGKGKGAIFLLNTGRPRRTEPLVNLFLEKCKTDSFSKLCDQVLLPINDNCIEHFLCGDMDRLYEDFKELSDFQFRHFAPMIPKLCVDIWENGINGEDYYLKLCGAGGGGFLLGMTKDFDKAANSLSGHEIRPLIRFP from the coding sequence ATGACCCCTTCTAAATCAAACTTTAACTCTAAGGTTCTCCTCTTTGGTGAATATTCTGTTGTTCGAAGTGGGGATGCTCTTTGTCTTCCTTATTCTCTTTTTGATGGCCATCTCACATTTCCAAAAGAGAACGTGCGAATCGATTCTGAGTTAAAGGCCCTTTGCCAATATTTAAAGAAATTAAAAAATGAACAAAGACTTTTGATCGACCTCGATGTCACAAGTTTCGAATTTGATATCTCACAGGGACTTTCTTTTAATTCAACAATCCCACAAGGCTATGGTGTTGGGAGCTCTGGAGCTCTTTGTGCTGCTGTTTTTGATCGCTACCACAATAGTGATCTTAAAGCGCTAAGTGAGGTTGATTTGAAGGCCGCTTTTGCTCAAATTGAATCGCATTTTCACGGCTCTTCTTCTGGAATTGACCCCCTTATTAGTTATTACAATAGGCCTATTAAAATTGTTTCTAAGGGACAACTTGAATTTGTTGATTTGCCAAATTTTGAAGGAAAGGGAAAGGGAGCGATCTTTCTTCTTAATACCGGACGACCTCGTCGTACAGAGCCCCTTGTGAATCTCTTTTTAGAAAAGTGCAAGACAGACTCTTTCTCTAAACTCTGTGATCAGGTCCTTCTGCCTATTAACGACAATTGTATCGAGCACTTCTTGTGTGGTGATATGGATCGTCTTTATGAAGACTTTAAGGAATTGTCTGATTTTCAATTCAGACACTTTGCTCCTATGATTCCAAAGCTGTGTGTTGATATCTGGGAAAATGGTATCAATGGAGAGGATTACTACCTGAAACTTTGTGGTGCTGGTGGAGGTGGTTTTCTTTTAGGGATGACCAAAGACTTCGATAAAGCGGCAAATTCTCTCTCTGGGCATGAAATTCGCCCCTTAATTCGTTTCCCATAA
- a CDS encoding diphosphomevalonate/mevalonate 3,5-bisphosphate decarboxylase family protein has translation MEKHYINKNLRIKGDAGSGRFAWRSPSNIAIVKYWGKYGVQLPSNPSLSFTLSEATTTMDLSWAMKDKPSENIEIDFFFENKEAPKFKTKIEAFLNSIQDVFPFLKQLELEFNSTNTFPHSAGIASSASSMSALALCLCSLEKEIFEGKAGELTDQEFLQKASYIARLGSGSACRSLYPHAATWGEFGQEGSSKFYASAYTKLHEVFKTYCDSILIVSSGEKPVSSRAGHALMKDHPFSDVRFSNARANLDKLTWALENGELDEFGVILEREALELHGLMMNSNPSFILMRPNTLSIIEKVRAFRAQTKCPLYFTLDAGPNVHLLYPKAVEKQVREFIQSDLLEHCEGQQVIHDFVGTGPLDL, from the coding sequence ATGGAAAAACATTACATTAATAAGAACCTACGTATCAAGGGTGATGCCGGTTCTGGACGCTTTGCTTGGCGAAGTCCTTCTAATATTGCCATTGTTAAGTATTGGGGAAAGTATGGAGTTCAACTTCCAAGCAACCCCTCGCTAAGTTTCACTTTAAGTGAAGCAACAACTACGATGGACCTCTCTTGGGCCATGAAAGATAAGCCTAGTGAGAATATTGAAATCGATTTCTTTTTTGAAAATAAAGAAGCTCCTAAGTTTAAAACAAAAATTGAAGCTTTCTTAAACTCAATTCAAGATGTTTTTCCTTTTTTAAAGCAACTTGAACTAGAGTTTAATTCTACGAATACTTTTCCACACTCTGCGGGAATTGCATCTTCTGCTTCAAGCATGAGTGCCCTGGCCCTTTGCCTATGTTCTCTTGAAAAAGAAATTTTTGAAGGGAAAGCAGGTGAGCTGACTGATCAAGAGTTTCTACAAAAGGCCTCTTATATTGCTAGGCTTGGCTCAGGAAGTGCTTGTCGTTCACTTTATCCACATGCTGCTACATGGGGAGAATTTGGACAAGAGGGAAGTTCTAAGTTTTACGCCTCTGCTTATACTAAGCTACATGAGGTCTTTAAAACATACTGTGATTCTATTTTAATCGTCTCTTCTGGAGAGAAGCCTGTCTCTTCTCGAGCGGGTCACGCTCTTATGAAAGATCATCCTTTTAGTGATGTACGCTTTTCAAATGCAAGAGCAAATTTAGACAAACTAACGTGGGCGCTAGAAAATGGTGAACTTGATGAGTTTGGAGTTATCTTAGAACGTGAGGCCCTCGAGCTTCATGGTCTTATGATGAATTCAAATCCAAGCTTTATTTTAATGAGACCAAATACTCTCTCTATCATAGAAAAGGTAAGAGCGTTTAGAGCACAGACGAAGTGTCCTCTCTATTTCACTCTCGATGCTGGACCTAATGTTCACCTGCTTTATCCTAAGGCAGTGGAGAAGCAAGTTAGAGAGTTCATTCAGTCTGATCTTTTAGAGCATTGTGAAGGTCAACAAGTTATTCATGACTTTGTAGGAACTGGTCCTCTGGATCTGTAA
- a CDS encoding GYDIA family GHMP kinase, translating into MYTHSERLSKYIGSGGAMLDPHTTDQKFFGHGKLLLSGEYFVMDGASALALPTKVGQSLQVRYSPSFDPKLTWKSYDCHGNLWFEASFEFWRFQCTNDTVTPEAQVLQQLLIQARKQNAHFLRDEVDVEVITHLGFPRDWGLGSSSTLIYNLAQWAYISPFELLFNTQGGSGYDIACAQSQGPIMYQKKSSGPEWSQVGFNPSFKENLYFVHLNKKQNSRTAIEYYKAQRPHSPEVISNISRITDDLVRCSGLEEFEFLINAHEDIVASSLKLTTAKKNLFDDYWGSVKSLGAWGGDFALVSSTRSQVETEEYFTSKGHDVILPYEDLILSSPLNSEEFHGKTLH; encoded by the coding sequence ATGTATACGCATTCCGAAAGGTTATCAAAATATATTGGTAGTGGTGGTGCCATGCTTGATCCGCATACGACTGATCAAAAATTCTTTGGACACGGAAAACTCCTCCTTTCTGGCGAGTACTTTGTGATGGATGGTGCAAGTGCTCTTGCTCTTCCAACTAAAGTTGGTCAATCACTTCAGGTTCGTTATAGCCCTTCTTTTGATCCTAAGCTCACGTGGAAGTCTTATGATTGCCATGGAAACCTTTGGTTTGAGGCAAGTTTTGAGTTTTGGCGTTTTCAGTGTACGAATGATACGGTGACACCTGAGGCTCAAGTTCTTCAGCAACTGCTCATTCAGGCCAGAAAACAAAATGCTCATTTTCTTAGAGATGAAGTCGATGTCGAAGTTATTACTCACCTAGGTTTCCCAAGAGACTGGGGACTCGGTTCAAGTTCGACTCTTATTTATAATCTTGCTCAGTGGGCCTATATTTCACCTTTTGAATTACTTTTTAATACGCAAGGTGGTTCAGGTTACGATATTGCTTGTGCTCAGTCCCAGGGACCAATCATGTATCAGAAAAAGAGCTCTGGTCCAGAGTGGTCACAAGTTGGATTTAATCCAAGCTTCAAAGAAAATCTTTATTTCGTTCATTTAAATAAAAAGCAAAATTCACGTACAGCTATTGAGTACTATAAAGCTCAACGCCCTCACTCGCCTGAGGTTATTAGTAATATATCTCGTATCACTGATGATCTCGTTCGTTGCTCTGGCCTTGAGGAATTTGAGTTTCTCATTAACGCTCATGAAGATATTGTTGCCTCCAGCTTAAAGTTGACGACGGCCAAAAAGAATCTTTTCGATGATTACTGGGGGTCTGTTAAGTCTCTCGGTGCATGGGGAGGGGACTTTGCTTTGGTTAGTTCTACGCGATCACAAGTTGAGACAGAAGAGTACTTCACGTCCAAAGGACATGATGTCATTCTTCCTTATGAAGATCTCATCTTGAGTTCACCACTCAATTCAGAGGAATTTCATGGAAAAACATTACATTAA
- a CDS encoding hydroxymethylglutaryl-CoA reductase, degradative: protein MKPIKGFSKLTKVEKLNYIVENYLDASKHKLEEIKSFWHSNAQAQQILDDFSENTVSNFFFPYGVVPNFKLNETLYCVPMVIEESSVVAACARSANFWLSRGGFKAEIVGTEKVGQVHFSWKGESSKLIKFFNESAKELLLNEVAPLLTNMEQRGGGLNSLELKDCTDREDDYYQLWATFETCDAMGANFINSVLEALGQKFRTLVSDNESFNETEKDLLVIMAILSNYTPNCRVKAMVECPVEDLEDKSLGMSAELFATKMRKAVRIAEIDVNRATTHNKGIFNGIDALILATGNDFRAIEACGHTYAARDGQYRSLTHCEIKDGLFRFWIDIPLALGTVGGLTKLHPMAKLSLDMLNKPSAKELMMIVAACGLAQNFGALRSLVTSGIQKGHMKMHLVNILNQLEASEQEREIVRAKFQDRIVSYKDVREELASLRDLQ, encoded by the coding sequence TTGAAACCAATTAAGGGATTTTCTAAATTAACAAAAGTAGAGAAGTTAAATTACATCGTTGAGAATTACTTAGACGCTTCTAAGCACAAGCTCGAAGAGATTAAAAGCTTTTGGCACTCTAATGCTCAAGCGCAACAAATCCTTGATGACTTTTCTGAAAATACTGTTTCGAATTTCTTTTTCCCTTACGGGGTGGTTCCTAATTTTAAGCTCAATGAAACTCTCTACTGTGTTCCAATGGTTATTGAAGAGAGCTCTGTTGTCGCAGCTTGTGCTCGCTCAGCTAATTTTTGGTTAAGCCGTGGTGGCTTTAAAGCGGAAATTGTTGGGACAGAGAAGGTTGGGCAGGTTCACTTTTCTTGGAAAGGTGAGAGTTCAAAATTAATTAAGTTTTTTAATGAGAGCGCAAAAGAACTTCTACTCAATGAAGTAGCTCCCCTTCTTACAAATATGGAACAAAGAGGTGGTGGTCTCAACTCGCTGGAGCTTAAAGATTGTACAGATAGAGAAGATGACTACTATCAACTCTGGGCCACATTTGAAACATGTGATGCGATGGGTGCTAACTTTATCAATTCTGTGCTAGAGGCCCTTGGTCAAAAATTTAGAACTCTTGTTAGTGATAATGAGAGTTTCAATGAAACTGAAAAAGATCTTCTGGTTATCATGGCCATCCTTTCCAATTACACGCCAAATTGTCGTGTGAAGGCGATGGTTGAGTGCCCAGTTGAAGATTTAGAAGATAAAAGTCTTGGAATGAGTGCTGAACTTTTTGCTACAAAAATGAGAAAAGCTGTTCGTATTGCCGAGATTGATGTCAATAGAGCGACAACTCACAATAAAGGGATCTTTAATGGTATTGATGCTCTGATTCTTGCTACTGGTAATGATTTCAGGGCGATAGAGGCCTGTGGTCATACATATGCAGCAAGAGATGGTCAGTATCGTTCTCTTACGCACTGTGAGATAAAAGATGGACTCTTTCGTTTCTGGATAGATATCCCACTCGCCCTTGGAACAGTTGGAGGATTAACCAAGCTTCATCCAATGGCCAAACTATCTTTAGATATGTTAAATAAGCCTAGCGCAAAAGAATTGATGATGATTGTTGCTGCTTGTGGACTTGCTCAAAACTTTGGAGCACTTCGTTCACTGGTAACTTCTGGGATTCAAAAAGGTCATATGAAAATGCACCTTGTGAATATTTTGAATCAGCTTGAGGCTTCCGAACAAGAGAGAGAGATTGTAAGGGCCAAATTTCAAGATCGCATCGTTTCTTATAAAGACGTGAGAGAAGAACTAGCAAGTTTAAGAGACTTACAATAA
- a CDS encoding N-6 DNA methylase codes for MNFPIIIQIPLGLEELAQAELKLLTDTKVEKAKGVLEGLFTLEEISALIPKLKIPTRILLRIDQFKCRDLPKLYKKTTKIKWSDYLLGEVPAIKVTCKNSRLMHTKKIESSIIKGIEDFYKAQAPKKKDLELARTLGKFQLNVRVTEDLVSLNFDLCGNRLDQRGYKLHSSEAPLRENLASACLFSFLKDQNKEIDLYDPMCGSATFLFEALSFAKDQKRSFQYEYMKAFKAIVPKDLKEKVPFKLNNLYANELDASTYQGLIENIKAFESTYEDTTKRILSSKGDGLEKKEIDSTNLAIICNPPYGKRVKIAGNKEEYFEFLLKKWKELYEPMFIGILIPKKFRDPKVKGLLKEKELLFQNGGMDVKFILYKNGE; via the coding sequence ATGAACTTCCCTATCATTATTCAAATACCTCTTGGACTAGAAGAACTCGCACAAGCAGAGCTCAAACTTTTAACAGACACTAAAGTTGAAAAGGCCAAAGGAGTACTCGAAGGTCTCTTCACTTTAGAAGAGATAAGTGCCCTCATTCCAAAGCTTAAAATACCTACGCGCATATTACTTAGAATCGATCAATTTAAGTGTCGCGATCTTCCTAAGCTCTATAAAAAAACTACAAAAATTAAATGGAGTGACTATCTCTTAGGAGAAGTTCCCGCAATCAAAGTCACCTGTAAAAATTCGCGTCTCATGCACACAAAAAAAATTGAGTCCTCAATAATTAAAGGAATCGAAGACTTTTATAAAGCACAGGCGCCAAAGAAAAAAGACCTAGAGCTTGCGAGAACTCTGGGGAAATTTCAGTTGAATGTCAGAGTGACTGAAGATCTCGTAAGTCTAAATTTCGACTTATGTGGAAATAGGCTCGATCAAAGAGGATACAAACTCCACTCTAGTGAAGCCCCTCTTAGAGAGAATCTTGCCAGTGCCTGTTTATTTAGTTTTCTAAAAGATCAAAATAAAGAAATTGATCTGTATGATCCAATGTGCGGTTCGGCCACCTTTCTCTTTGAAGCATTAAGTTTTGCAAAAGATCAAAAGAGATCTTTTCAATATGAGTACATGAAAGCTTTTAAAGCTATTGTACCAAAAGATTTAAAAGAAAAAGTCCCCTTTAAATTAAATAACCTCTATGCCAACGAGCTGGATGCATCCACTTACCAAGGGCTCATTGAAAATATCAAGGCCTTTGAATCAACATATGAAGACACAACAAAAAGGATTCTTTCATCAAAAGGTGATGGACTAGAAAAAAAAGAAATCGACTCCACCAATCTCGCGATCATTTGCAATCCACCCTATGGAAAAAGAGTCAAAATAGCAGGCAATAAAGAAGAGTATTTCGAATTTCTTTTAAAGAAATGGAAAGAGCTATATGAGCCAATGTTTATAGGTATTCTCATTCCTAAAAAATTTAGAGATCCAAAAGTTAAAGGTCTATTAAAAGAAAAAGAACTTCTCTTTCAAAATGGCGGAATGGATGTGAAGTTTATTCTCTATAAAAATGGAGAATGA